The Patescibacteria group bacterium genomic sequence TCACGGCGAAACGGTTCCAATCCAGGCGATCCGTGCTGAACACGGCGGAAATCATCCCGACGTCTCCATCGGGCCGTCCTGTGTCCTCTGCCGTCGGTTCGACGGGGGGTTCCGGCGGCGGCGTTTCTGAAGTGACGGCCGCCTCGACAGGCGCCGGAGCGGATGCGACGGGGGCCGGTTTTGCCGGCGCGGGGGCCGGGGCGGGCGCGGGGGCTGGAGGCGGCTCCTTCGTCCTGGTCGGATCGGTCGGGAACACGTCGTCCTTGTCGGACACGCCGTCGCCATCGGTATCCTTCTTGAGCGGGCTGGTGCCGATTTCCCTTTCCACGTCGTCGGAAAGGCCGTCATCGTCGTCGTCCTCGTCGCAGGCGTCCCCCTGCCCGTCCTTATCCGTGTCCTTCTGGTCCGCGTTCTTCTTGGAAACGCAATTGTCCTTCTCGTCCACGACCGCGTCGTGGTCCTGGTCCGCGATCGGGGTGAACAGCCCGGTGATGGCGACGTCATTGCCGGCGTTCGTATCCTGCGGATCGGTCCCCTTGATCTCGGCGCGGATGTTGAACGACCCCGCCGGGACGGTGAAGTCCACGAACACGTCCTCGGGCACGCCGTCGGCCCGCACCGATATCACCTGGCTGTCGCCGACCGGGATGGACCCCTGGAAGAACGACACGTATCCGCTCATGTCCTCCGTCCCCACGTTGCGGACCTGCGCATACAACCGGATGCGATCCCCGGCCACCAGCGTCTTCACGGAGAAGGAAATGTCGCTCGATCGGATGCTCAAATCGTTCGTCGCACAGAGGGCGGCGACGGGGGCGAGGGTCAGCGCGAGGATGATGAGGAAACGGCGGAACATAGCCACATGATACCACTATCCGACCTTGCGGACGGAGGCCCGGTCACCCGCGGTTACCCACAGTTCGGCCGCCTCGTCGGGAGAGAGGTGGCATTCGAGGGCAAAACTTGGATGCACGCGCACCAGGACATGCTCGACGTGCGCCCCCGTCTTGTAGAGTTCGAGCGTGACCACGTCTCCGTCCTTCACCCCCAGCCGTGTGGCGTCCGCGCCGTTCGCATGCAGGTGCCGGATGGGGATGATGGCGCATTTGCGCCGGACCTGGCCGTGCGGCCCGCGGAGCGTGACCGTGGCGGCGCCCGAAAGCTCGCCGCTCGCGCGCACCGGCGCATCCACCCCGAGCGCCGCGGCCTCCACGGGCGACAGCTCGAGCTGCGTGGACTCGCGCGCCGGGCCCAGCACGCGCACATGCTCGAGGATCCCCTGCTCGCCGATCACCGCGACCGTCTCCTTGAACACGTGCTGTCCCTTATGGCCGAGCTCGGCGATCGGCGCGAGCTTCGAGCCGAACAACGCGTCCATGTCCTTTTGCGACAGGTGGACGTGCCGATGATGGACGATGATCGGGATTTTCATACGTCTCGATGCCTCAGGAATCCCTGAAGCCTTCACGCCTGCGGCCTTCCCGCCTTTCCATGCCCGAACGAATAGTTGAACAGGTCGTGCTTGATCGGCCCGAGCGTGGCCAGGTGCAGCTCGGCCAGCATGAACTTGAGCGCGATGTTCACGCGTCCGTCGCGGTCGAGCCGGCGCACGGACACCGGCACCTTGAACGGCAGGAACCCGAACGAGCCCGCGCGCGCGCCACGGCGCGCGTAGTCGTGGTCTTCGCAGAACGTGACGCTCTCGTCGAACCCGCCGATCGCGTCATGGAGCGACCTGCGTACGAGCAGGCAGAACCCGGGCGCATGCGGGAACGCCTTGCCGAGGGCGCGGACGTAGCGGTTATAGGCGCCGTGCATCACATGGTCGAGTGGGGCGTCGGAAAGGGGGAACACGTCGCATGTGGCGAGGTCGAGCTTGCGGTCTCGCATGCACGCGACGGCCTGCTCGAGGAACGTCGGGTCATCAAGCTCCACGTCGGCGTCGAGGAACAGGATGAGCTCGGTGGATGCATGCGCGGCGCCGCGATTGCGTCCGGGACCTGGCATGCCGCCATCCACCACGCGCGCGCCAAACGAAACCGCGACCTCTCGCGTTCGATCGGTCGAAAACGCGTCCGCCACGATGATTTCGGCAGGCTGAAGCGTCTGGCGACGGATGGACGCGAGAAGGCGCGGCAGGTAAGTCTCTTCGTCTTTGGCGGGGATGACGATGGTCAGCACACTACCACCCATCCTAGCCGATTTTGCGTCCAAGGACAAACAACGCGACCCCTGTCGCCACGGCCACGTTGAGCGACCGTTTGGCGCCAGGAAGCGGGATTTCCACGGTCGCATCGCAAGCCGCAACGACTTCTTTGGGGACGCCTTCCACCTCGCTGCCCAGGATCAGGGCGAGACCGGGAGATTGCTTCGTCCCCTTCGACAAGCTCAGGGTCCTCGCAAAGACAGATAGGTCAACTGCCCCTTCGCGATTGTCGAGCGCGACGACCGTCATCCCCTTTCCCTTCAATTCCACGATGAGCGCCAGCACGTCTTCCCGCTTTTCCCACGGCATACGGTCCTGACTTCCCAAAGCCGTCTTCGCGATCTCATTCCTTGGCGGAGTCCCGGTGTATCCGGTAAGGTACAATTTCTCCACGCCAAAGGCATCGGCGCTCCGAAAGATGGAACCGACGTTATGGAGGCTGCGGATGTCGTGGGCGATGAGGAACATGGGGAAAGGTTTGAAGGGTTGTAAGGGTTGTAAAGGTGTAGGATGTCTTTTTTGTGAAATTATATCAACCGATAAGCGGCAAGATCGAACGTCTCGCGCATGACGGCAGCGGGGAGATTTCGCGTGCCGAAGGAAAGCCGTATTTCATCTACAACACGATTCCTGGCGAGACGATCACGGCGCTCCCGTTCAAGCGGGCGAAGGAAGGCGTGCGCGCGGAACTTCAGTCCGTGGCCGAAGCGTCGCTGGATCGCGTCAAACCGACCTGCCCGTATGCCGGCACCTGCGGCGGATGCAAATGGCAGCACATGGGCTACGAGCGCCAGCTCGCCGAAAAGCTTGCTGGCATCCGTGACGCCTTCGAGAAGGCCGGCCTTACATGTCCCGTCTCTTCCGTGATGCCCTGCCCGGACCCGCTGTACTACCGCAATCGGATGGATTACGTGTTCGGTCGCAACGGGGAGCTCGGGCTCAAGCAGCCCAACAAGTGGTGGGCCACGCTCGATCTGGAAACCTGTTATCTCCTTTCTGAAGAGTCCGTCGAGGTGACGAGACGCGTCCGTGAATGGACACGAAAGACGGGTCTGCCCTTCTGGGACGCGAAGACACAAACGGGATTCTTCCGCTACCTCGTCATACGCGAGGGAAAGAACACGGGCGAGCGCATGGTAATGATCGTCACCGCTCGACCTGAAGCTCCCCAAGCTCATCAAGCTCTTCAAGAACTCCCCGCTCTTCTCGACAATCTGGCGACGTCCGTCATCTGGGGCATCAACCCGCATCTGACGGACCTTTCGATCGCCCACGAGATCATCCCGCTCAAAGGCAACCCGTGGATCCACGAACGGGTGAACGGCGTCTCCTACAAGATCACGCCCAACGCCTTTTTCCAGACCAACACGGTGATGGCCGCGAAGCTGCAAGACACGGTCCGTGATTTCTGCGGCGACCTGTCGGGCAAGACGCTGCTTGATCTGTACTGCGGGTCAGGATTCTTCTCGCTGGCGCTGGCGCGCGACCCCCTCATGCTCCCCCTTTCCAAGGGGGAGGTAGCGCGAGTGATCGGCATCGAGCTGTCGGCTGAGGCTATTGAGTGTGCGAAGGAGAATGCGGTCGCGAACGGGATAACTGCCGAATATTTCGCCTCATCCGCCGAAGCGTTCGACTGGAAAGGCTACGCGCCGGACGTGGTGATCCTCGACCCACCGCGCGCCGGGATGCACCCGAAGGTAATCGAAACGATCCTTGAGGCCGCGCCTCCAGTCCTTGTGTACGTATCCTGCAGTTATACGCGTTTTATCCAGGAATTCACGAAGCTCGGCGATAAGTACGTCCTCGACTCCGCCACCGCCCTCGACCTATTCCCGCAGACGCCGCACGTGGAGTGCGTGTTCAAACTCGTCCGTCGTCAATCATAAATGGAATGGTCGCCGATCGAATGGAAAAGTGCATGATGCCGGTCGATGAGCCGAAAGATGATCCGATAACGAAAATTAATCGAGAACGACCAATATTCCTGGAGTCTGCCGGTCAATTTATGCGTCTTGAGTGTAGGCTCGAACGGGTCAACCAAGAAACGCTCGACGCGGTCTTTCACGATGGAACGAAGCGATGCCGGCAGCTTCTTCGCTTCGCGCGCGAACCTGGAGGTATAGCTGACTTCCACAGTCCCTAGGCCCAAAGTTCATCGATCTTTTTCAGCTTCTTCGCCTTGCCTGCCGTGAATTCCTTCTCGCCTTCCTGCAGGTCAACCAGCAACCGTCCGGCCATCCAATCACGGAGCAGGTGCCTGAAAAACTCGCTTTTCGAAGCATAGTGCTTCCCCTTCACCTCCCGGTCCACGACCGCGTTCAGTTCCGCGGGCAAAGAGATGTTCACGACGTTGCGCATATCCAAGGCTGTAATAATATGTATTACAGTATGTCATCGGGCAGGCTCCGTCAAATCGCCGCCACCCTCGACCTGTTCCCGAACACGCCGCATGTAGAGGGCGCGTTCAAGCTGGTGAGGAAATAAAAAAACAGCTCCCGAGTCGGGAAGCCGTTGAGACAGTCGGACGTCAAAGAGGTGATTCAACCCCATCGCGAACCCGAATTACTTTGCCACCAGGCAAATGGCAGAAGGCAGGGTAGACGTCGAAGGACCAATGTATTTGGCCGTTCTCCTCGTCATGCTCGAATTCCACTGTCGGAAACGTGTCTCCTACGTCCCCATAAGGACCGTAAATCTTTCCATCAGCCACTATAGTCACGTGAATGCCTTCTCTCAAAAAGATAAAGGTGTGACCGGCAAATGTCCGTACCGATTTAATGTGATTGTCCGGATGGAACGGCCCAATCCTCCAGCCGTCTCCGATAAGGAATAATTCATTCGGCTCGAGGATCGCAGCGATGATGCCGTATTCTTGATACAACGTGATCGAATCGCGTCTGAACGGTTCGCTCAATGTCCCGTTCGTGATGAGGAACGATTGTCCGCCGCGTTGCACAATGAATCCGTTGCCCCACCAACCGTCTGGCAGGACTTTCTCGACATCGAACGGCACGCCATTCACTTCCCCCGTCACCACCGTGGCGACGGCCCCATCGGGATACGCCTTCAGGAAGCGGTCTCCGTCGGCAAGCAGCAGATATTCGTCATTCTCCTTTTTGGACGGCCTGCCACGTGATTTCGCAAGGATGCCGAGCATCTCATCAGGCATCTCGAGGAGCGCCTGAATATGCGCCGGCGTGATTCGGCCAGCGTTGAACTGCTGGAGCAGTTCGATGATCTGGTTTGGAATGGACGCTTTCGCCACGATGCACCTCTTTACCGTTCGGAAGCGCGCAGGTGTTCCCACGTTCGCTTCTCCGGGCATGGCATGACCACACGACGGATGTCGCACGGGTCCAGTTGGACACGCGTAAAATAGCTCAATCTTGCCAAAATGTCAATCCTCTGCTAGCCTACGCGTAATTTATGGCTGAAACGCAGAAGAAATCCGGGTTCGCCGTGATGGTGGGGCGCTCCAACGTGGGGAAATCCACGATCTTGAACGAACTCGTTGGCTCCAAGGTGGCCATCACCACGCCAAAGCCGCAAACCACCCGCCTGCCCGTTCAGGGCATCGTTTCGCGTCCGGAAGGACAGGTGGTGTTCGTGGACACGCCGGGGATCATCCAGAAGTCCCGCGATTCCCTCACCCAGCGGATGACCAAGTCGGCAAAGGACTCGCTGCGCGACATCGACGTGGTGCTGTATGTCGTGGACCCCACCCGTCACATCGGGGACGAGGAAAAGGCCGTGATGCGCATGCTCGAGGACGTGACGAAACCCAAGTTCCTCGTGATCAACAAGATGGACCTGCCCGAGGGCGAACGGGAATTCCAGGACTATTACGACGACCTTCAGGGGCTCTACGACGGGACGTTCGAGGTATCCGGCAAGACCGGCAAGGGCCTTGATGCGCTGCTCGCGGCGGTGTTCGAGAAGCTGCCGGAGGGCGAACCGTATTATCCGGAAGGCCAGCTCACCAACATGCCGAGCGAGCGCTGGGTGGCCGAGCTCATCCGCGAGAAGCTGTTCCTGCGCCTACGCGAGGAAGTGCCTTACTCCACGCACGTGGAGGTGGAAGAGCTGGAGCGCCGCGAGGACGGGACGATGTACGTCAAGGCGACCGTCTACACCACGGAGGAGCGCTACAAGCGCATGATCATCGGCGCGCGCGGCCAGGGCATCAAGGAGATCGGAAGCAGCACGCGGCATGAGCTGGAGGCCGTGATGCAGACGAAAGTGTTCCTGGACCTGAACGTGGACACGGACCCGCATTGGGTGGACAGGATGGAGTGAGCGAAAACTTGAAACGTGAAAACTTGAAATCTTGAAAGGAAACGTGAAAACTTTTGAAAAGGCGAAACGGATAAACCGCTTCGTCTTTTTTCATCGTTTCAAAGTTTCAAGTTTTTCACCCAAAAAACCCCATGTACCACGTGAGGATCGGTCGTCCGAACAGCAGCATCACGAGCGTTGCCAGGGTAAGGAACGTGCCGAACGGGACCTGCGTCTGCCAGGCCGCCTTCTCGCGCTGGATGAGGAAGAGCCCCACGACGGCACCCAGGGCATAGGCGATGAACAGGGCGCCCAGCGCGTCCTTCCAGCCGAGCATGAATCCCATGAGCACGCCCAGGCGGATGTCCCCGCCGCCGATCCAGCGGCCTTTGGAGAACAGGTATTGGGCCAGGAAGAATCCGCCCAGGATCAGCCCTCCCGACAGGAGATCGTACGGATGGAAGGTGCCAACCCACACGTTGAAGGCGAACGCGATCGCCATGGCCGGGACCGTGAACCGATCCAGGATGAGGTAATACTTGAGGTCGTAGACGAACAGGAGCATCAGGGAGGTGACGAACGCCAGGTCGCGCAGGAAGAACGCCACCGACTGCATCGGGGAAAGCTCCGGCGGCAAGCCGAATCCGTACATGAACCGGAGGTAAAAGACGAAAAACAGCAGCCCGGTGCCGAATTCCACCAGCGGGTACTGCCAGGAGATGCGCTCGCCGCAGCTTCGGCACTTGCCGCGCAGCGCGATGAAGCTCAAGACCGGGATCAGGTCCTTTGGGGCGATTTGCGCCTGGCAGGACAGGCAACGCGAACGCCCGCCAAAAGAACTCCCGGCGTTCGTGCGCAGGATGACCACGTTGAGGAAGCTCCCGACCGAGAGCCCGATGACGAAGGCCAAGAGCGCGCCCATCATCATAGCTAGAGGCGGCAGGCGCCGGCCGAGAGCCCGTCCGGACTCGCGCAGTTGAGGCCCTTCGCGAGGCCGGCCTCGGGCCAATTCCCTTCGAGCTCGAATTGGATGCGGTACGTGGAATCTTCCCGGATGGAGAGGTAGCACAACGCATCCGCCTCGCCGGCGCAGGAGGCCAGGCCATCGAGCCCCTTGACGACCGTGGCCGGGACCCTGCGCAGGAACGTGGCGCCGGCGCAGGAGGCGGCGAACCCCTCTTCGCCCAAACATCCGGTCTCAAGCACGCCCAGCGCGATCCCTTCCCCTCCCGGCGGGTAGGCGTTCTTCTGGTTGAAGTAATTCTCCATGGCCGCCTGGACCTGGCGAACGTTAGAAAGACGCACGGCGTCCCGCGCCTGCGCGCGAGCCGCGTTCACCTCGACCGCGGCGAACGCGCCGATGAGGCCGATCGCCAGCAGGCCGGCCAGGATCTGGATGATCTTGCGCTGTCGTTCCTCCATAGGGTCTGGATGAAGAATGTGGGATGAAGGATGTAGGATTTCTTTGCGTATCCTACATCCTACATCCTTCATCCTACATTCTAACCCGTTCCTTTACGAGCCGCTCCACGTGCGCGCGCGTTTCCGTCGGCGTGACATGGCCCTTGAGCAGGTATCCGTCCGTGCCGCAGGCAAGCGTCTCGCGCACATGCTCGCGGTCCCCGCGCGCCGTGAGCGCGACCACGACGATGCCGGAGCTGGTCGGGTCTTCCTTGAGCGCGCGGACGAGCGCGAACGCCTCCGGCACCGTATCGGCGTCGAGGAGCATCGCGTCCGGAGCCTTCTTCGCGACGAGCTTGCGCGCCTCCTTCGCGTCCGGCGCGAGGCGCGCGACCCACCGGGCCGCCTCGAACCGCCGCGCGTAGATGCCGGCGAACGTCGCGTCCGGATCAACGATGAGCAGCTGGCGCTTGCGGGCAGGCACACTACTCGATGTCGCGCATCGCGAGCCCGATCGACACGGCCATGCGCGGTCCGATCTCGTCGAGCACCGGACGCAGGTCCGCCGGGTAGGACACCCGCGCCCACGGGTCGCCGCGATAGACGTTCAGGTTGAGCGAGGCGGAGAGGAACTCGGGCACGCCCGGGAGATGCGCGCTGCCGCCGGTCACCACCACCTTTTCCACCTTCTTGAACTCCGTGAGCTCCATGCGCGCGTACAGCTGGAGCGCGTACTGGATCTCGTGGAGGATGGGTCCCATCGCAGCCTCCACCGCGGGCGGGAGCTTGCCTCCGGGCATGGCCGGCTGGTTCCCCAGGTCGGTCTTGATCTGTTCGGCCTCCGATTCGGGCACCGACATCTGCTCCATGATCTTCTTCGTGACGGACGATCCTCCCACGTTGATGGACCTGGTGAGGAACGGGATGCCTTTCTCGACCACGGTGATGTTCGTGCGCCCGAACCCGATGTCGAGGATGAGCACCGCGCTCTTGTCCTTGCCGATCAGGCTGCGGATGAGGGCGAAGGAC encodes the following:
- a CDS encoding PKD domain-containing protein; its protein translation is MFRRFLIILALTLAPVAALCATNDLSIRSSDISFSVKTLVAGDRIRLYAQVRNVGTEDMSGYVSFFQGSIPVGDSQVISVRADGVPEDVFVDFTVPAGSFNIRAEIKGTDPQDTNAGNDVAITGLFTPIADQDHDAVVDEKDNCVSKKNADQKDTDKDGQGDACDEDDDDDGLSDDVEREIGTSPLKKDTDGDGVSDKDDVFPTDPTRTKEPPPAPAPAPAPAPAKPAPVASAPAPVEAAVTSETPPPEPPVEPTAEDTGRPDGDVGMISAVFSTDRLDWNRFAVKALTPDLPGYRFQWDFGDGVTSNQYALEHAYAASGSYRIRLSVTDPDGRETKDETQVQVPFFSLGNPIMQGAVALLCVLLLCGLFTLVRTTFAVHKERDYELAIDLPEAIRPKEVPEAPRGETGKGKRLSVRRED
- a CDS encoding response regulator encodes the protein MAATRGRGCPTRRTCVRCSTRSDRAWPCRSGSRCATSSSVPARKRQLLIVDPDATFAGIYARRFEAARWVARLAPDAKEARKLVAKKAPDAMLLDADTVPEAFALVRALKEDPTSSGIVVVALTARGDREHVRETLACGTDGYLLKGHVTPTETRAHVERLVKERVRM
- a CDS encoding TrmH family RNA methyltransferase; amino-acid sequence: MFLIAHDIRSLHNVGSIFRSADAFGVEKLYLTGYTGTPPRNEIAKTALGSQDRMPWEKREDVLALIVELKGKGMTVVALDNREGAVDLSVFARTLSLSKGTKQSPGLALILGSEVEGVPKEVVAACDATVEIPLPGAKRSLNVAVATGVALFVLGRKIG
- a CDS encoding prepilin peptidase; protein product: MFGRRGVRRLLRRRHVPAQGPGHGRQGARWPGLLRRRGGCVVLPLHPGRFHVPHPIRARRELARGRPREGPQLRESGRALGRRLPPLAMMMGALLAFVIGLSVGSFLNVVILRTNAGSSFGGRSRCLSCQAQIAPKDLIPVLSFIALRGKCRSCGERISWQYPLVEFGTGLLFFVFYLRFMYGFGLPPELSPMQSVAFFLRDLAFVTSLMLLFVYDLKYYLILDRFTVPAMAIAFAFNVWVGTFHPYDLLSGGLILGGFFLAQYLFSKGRWIGGGDIRLGVLMGFMLGWKDALGALFIAYALGAVVGLFLIQREKAAWQTQVPFGTFLTLATLVMLLFGRPILTWYMGFFG
- a CDS encoding type II toxin-antitoxin system mRNA interferase toxin, RelE/StbE family, translated to MEVSYTSRFAREAKKLPASLRSIVKDRVERFLVDPFEPTLKTHKLTGRLQEYWSFSINFRYRIIFRLIDRHHALFHSIGDHSIYD
- the rlmD gene encoding 23S rRNA (uracil(1939)-C(5))-methyltransferase RlmD — translated: MKLYQPISGKIERLAHDGSGEISRAEGKPYFIYNTIPGETITALPFKRAKEGVRAELQSVAEASLDRVKPTCPYAGTCGGCKWQHMGYERQLAEKLAGIRDAFEKAGLTCPVSSVMPCPDPLYYRNRMDYVFGRNGELGLKQPNKWWATLDLETCYLLSEESVEVTRRVREWTRKTGLPFWDAKTQTGFFRYLVIREGKNTGERMVMIVTARPEAPQAHQALQELPALLDNLATSVIWGINPHLTDLSIAHEIIPLKGNPWIHERVNGVSYKITPNAFFQTNTVMAAKLQDTVRDFCGDLSGKTLLDLYCGSGFFSLALARDPLMLPLSKGEVARVIGIELSAEAIECAKENAVANGITAEYFASSAEAFDWKGYAPDVVILDPPRAGMHPKVIETILEAAPPVLVYVSCSYTRFIQEFTKLGDKYVLDSATALDLFPQTPHVECVFKLVRRQS
- a CDS encoding GTPase Era; this encodes MAETQKKSGFAVMVGRSNVGKSTILNELVGSKVAITTPKPQTTRLPVQGIVSRPEGQVVFVDTPGIIQKSRDSLTQRMTKSAKDSLRDIDVVLYVVDPTRHIGDEEKAVMRMLEDVTKPKFLVINKMDLPEGEREFQDYYDDLQGLYDGTFEVSGKTGKGLDALLAAVFEKLPEGEPYYPEGQLTNMPSERWVAELIREKLFLRLREEVPYSTHVEVEELERREDGTMYVKATVYTTEERYKRMIIGARGQGIKEIGSSTRHELEAVMQTKVFLDLNVDTDPHWVDRME
- a CDS encoding glycosyltransferase, which encodes MRPWKSRFLAPNGRSTWPWRQGSRCLSLDAKSARMGGSVLTIVIPAKDEETYLPRLLASIRRQTLQPAEIIVADAFSTDRTREVAVSFGARVVDGGMPGPGRNRGAAHASTELILFLDADVELDDPTFLEQAVACMRDRKLDLATCDVFPLSDAPLDHVMHGAYNRYVRALGKAFPHAPGFCLLVRRSLHDAIGGFDESVTFCEDHDYARRGARAGSFGFLPFKVPVSVRRLDRDGRVNIALKFMLAELHLATLGPIKHDLFNYSFGHGKAGRPQA
- a CDS encoding ribbon-helix-helix protein, CopG family yields the protein MRNVVNISLPAELNAVVDREVKGKHYASKSEFFRHLLRDWMAGRLLVDLQEGEKEFTAGKAKKLKKIDELWA